In Bacillus sp. Cs-700, one genomic interval encodes:
- a CDS encoding GTP-binding protein → MKIPVYLISGFLGSGKTTVLLNMIEKCKKKGLKTGIILNELGTKNVEETYFKKQNVKTLLNGCICCSIQDDLNETLRSFSEEDIDLLLIEGTGVANPIDIETALTTPEFTQIYELNSMITVVDGSHFLEHQHFFTSSKEIRKLLKQQISCASMVILNKEDLINESLIKKINNKLSGMLKEDIPVFRTAFGNIQETELFQKRYDLLTPMTNQDHSAVGHRHNHSSLRSIQIEGFTEVNQLLFEKWIAELPMEVLRGKGFVRFKGEPMNYHFQFASGKLRLLQTDEEKTPIIILIGDSLNEEKLNQNFHSRMSG, encoded by the coding sequence TTGGAAGTGGGAAGACGACGGTACTTCTAAATATGATAGAAAAATGTAAAAAGAAAGGGTTAAAAACCGGCATCATTCTTAATGAGTTAGGTACCAAGAATGTGGAGGAAACGTACTTTAAGAAACAGAACGTAAAGACATTATTAAATGGATGCATTTGTTGTTCGATTCAGGATGATTTAAACGAAACACTACGGTCATTTAGCGAAGAAGACATAGATTTATTGTTAATAGAAGGAACGGGGGTTGCTAATCCAATCGATATAGAAACGGCATTAACGACTCCAGAATTCACTCAAATATATGAGTTGAACTCGATGATAACGGTTGTAGATGGAAGTCATTTTCTTGAACACCAACACTTCTTTACTAGTAGTAAAGAAATTCGTAAGTTATTGAAACAACAGATTTCCTGTGCGAGTATGGTCATTCTTAATAAAGAAGATTTAATAAACGAATCCTTGATAAAGAAAATAAATAACAAATTGAGTGGCATGTTGAAAGAGGATATTCCTGTTTTTAGAACAGCTTTTGGAAACATTCAAGAAACCGAATTATTTCAAAAAAGATATGATCTACTTACTCCCATGACGAATCAAGATCACAGCGCTGTAGGCCATCGTCATAATCACTCATCTCTTCGAAGTATTCAGATAGAAGGGTTTACTGAAGTAAATCAACTACTTTTTGAAAAATGGATTGCTGAGTTACCAATGGAAGTGTTAAGAGGGAAAGGGTTTGTTCGATTTAAAGGTGAGCCTATGAACTATCATTTTCAATTTGCCTCTGGAAAGCTAAGGCTTTTACAAACTGATGAAGAAAAGACACCGATTATTATACTTATAGGAGATTCTTTAAACGAAGAAAAGTTAAACCAAAATTTTCATTCAAGAATGTCTGGATGA
- a CDS encoding TIGR03943 family protein — protein sequence MDESKSTASLQFHMFLRSIILMGFFLLIIKLVLSDTIHLYVAPKMLPFVYFACGCFFLIGIIQFFKSMSSNLTEEIECNCGADHHMKGSFVRKTIIYLLFILPLLGGLGLPQKVIDSTVAANRGIQYGGGLYTKPPDSSASLSEDPSDSTIQDADKFLEDPEAYMEEMDERVKNEAAKSTASNTSSGYSADYNKYDELAEKYSKLDHIKITNKNYLDVITTIDLNLKQFIGKKLTIKGFVYREPDFNDKQIVVARFGMNCCVADASVYGTLIESNQVHSIEEDTWVEVTGTISNTSYNGQEMMRLLPDEMKQIEAPKDPYVYPF from the coding sequence TTGGACGAGAGCAAGTCGACAGCTTCCCTACAATTTCATATGTTTTTAAGAAGTATTATTTTAATGGGTTTTTTCTTATTAATCATAAAGCTAGTTCTAAGTGACACGATCCATCTTTATGTGGCTCCGAAAATGCTTCCGTTTGTTTATTTTGCTTGTGGCTGTTTCTTTTTAATAGGGATTATTCAATTTTTTAAAAGTATGTCCTCAAACCTGACTGAGGAGATTGAATGCAACTGTGGTGCTGATCATCATATGAAAGGGTCATTTGTGCGGAAAACGATAATCTATCTGTTATTTATCCTTCCTCTTCTAGGAGGATTAGGGCTTCCTCAAAAAGTAATCGATAGTACAGTAGCGGCAAATAGAGGCATTCAATATGGGGGAGGGTTGTATACAAAACCGCCAGATAGCTCAGCATCTTTGTCAGAAGATCCGTCAGATTCAACTATTCAAGACGCGGATAAATTTCTAGAAGATCCAGAGGCTTACATGGAAGAAATGGATGAGCGAGTGAAGAATGAAGCAGCAAAATCTACTGCTTCTAACACCTCTTCTGGCTATTCTGCTGATTATAATAAATACGATGAACTTGCAGAAAAATATTCAAAATTGGACCACATTAAAATAACGAATAAAAATTACCTCGATGTGATTACAACAATCGATTTGAATTTGAAGCAATTCATTGGGAAGAAATTGACGATCAAGGGTTTTGTGTACCGTGAACCCGATTTTAATGACAAGCAAATTGTTGTCGCTAGATTTGGTATGAACTGTTGCGTGGCAGATGCAAGTGTCTATGGAACTTTAATTGAAAGTAATCAAGTTCATTCCATTGAAGAAGATACTTGGGTCGAGGTAACGGGAACAATATCAAACACATCTTATAACGGTCAGGAAATGATGCGTTTACTACCAGATGAAATGAAGCAAATTGAGGCCCCTAAAGACCCATATGTTTATCCATTTTAG
- a CDS encoding permease translates to MHTVSNSIKDFIAILLFLVFAILFLFNTQVLQYFQFDFPSEWLNVNAIFISILLEAIPFVLLGVFVSALIQSFVSEETLQKVLPKHAYLGLISAALLGAVFPVCECAIIPVVRRLIKKGMPLHFGVVLLMAAPILNPIVAASTYYAFQQDLTVLYFRMGLGFVLSIIIGFVMFRIFGTTNQLRWTKEELIGEIGTITTMKRNKWKQTFYHASDEFFDMGKYLIIGAFLASVVNGFLDRNLLASFITNEAEATGIMMGLAFILSLCSEADAFVAASFSNQFSSTSLLAFLVYGPMLDLKNTLLYFAYFKTKFVLVLMVTITVVTFCSVLVVNRL, encoded by the coding sequence ATTCATACAGTAAGCAATAGTATAAAGGATTTTATAGCAATCCTATTGTTTTTAGTCTTTGCTATTCTATTTTTATTTAATACACAAGTTCTTCAATATTTTCAGTTTGATTTCCCTAGTGAATGGTTAAATGTGAATGCTATTTTTATTAGTATTCTGTTAGAAGCGATCCCCTTTGTTCTTTTAGGTGTATTTGTATCTGCGCTAATTCAATCGTTTGTTTCTGAAGAAACGCTTCAGAAAGTGTTACCGAAACACGCGTATCTTGGCTTAATTTCCGCAGCGCTACTTGGTGCCGTTTTTCCCGTATGTGAGTGTGCCATTATTCCAGTGGTAAGAAGGTTAATTAAAAAAGGGATGCCGCTTCATTTCGGCGTTGTTCTATTAATGGCTGCACCTATTCTAAATCCAATCGTAGCTGCATCTACATATTATGCATTTCAACAGGATCTTACTGTACTTTATTTCAGAATGGGATTGGGATTTGTCTTATCCATCATTATTGGTTTTGTGATGTTTCGGATTTTTGGTACTACAAATCAATTAAGATGGACAAAGGAAGAACTTATTGGAGAGATAGGAACGATAACGACGATGAAAAGAAATAAGTGGAAGCAAACGTTCTATCATGCTAGCGATGAATTCTTCGATATGGGAAAATACCTCATCATTGGGGCGTTTTTAGCCAGTGTGGTCAATGGTTTTCTTGACCGCAACCTCCTTGCTTCATTTATTACGAATGAAGCAGAAGCAACGGGGATTATGATGGGACTAGCGTTTATTTTATCTCTCTGTTCAGAAGCTGATGCTTTTGTAGCAGCGTCCTTTTCGAATCAATTTTCTAGTACGTCTCTACTTGCTTTCCTAGTCTATGGCCCGATGCTTGATTTGAAAAATACGCTGTTGTATTTCGCGTACTTTAAGACAAAGTTTGTTTTAGTTCTTATGGTCACCATAACGGTCGTTACGTTTTGTTCTGTATTAGTAGTAAACCGTTTATAA